A stretch of the Gemmatirosa kalamazoonensis genome encodes the following:
- a CDS encoding S41 family peptidase, which produces MRLSSLARRASIGLALCALVVGAGAALPRRSPEELLGQVMTLVRDRYAASEVTDVYAAAARGLVRELGDPYSQLLSPKELEDFSRSTLGRYAGVGMEVVPVDSAFYVGEVFPGGASEAAGFRRGDRVTRVDGRAVDGMPLDSVVGRLRGAPNSTVDVETRRGAAGPAMATLRRGTVHVPAVPFVVAQRGIVYVPLPGVSGSAGAEVQNAISRAASSGAKGIVLDLRGNGGGAVDQAVRVVSGLLPPQKPVLEIRERTGSIVLRTEPGPQVNLPLVVLQDGGTASAAEIIGGALQDHDRALIVGTRSFGKGLAQSVFPLDGGWALKLTTARWFTPAGRSIHRDRTAADSARHVALVGDVPAGQVTEARAFRTAGGGRCAATAASRPTSWCPTTR; this is translated from the coding sequence ATGCGCCTCTCGTCCCTCGCTCGCCGGGCCTCGATCGGCCTGGCGCTCTGTGCCCTGGTCGTCGGAGCCGGAGCCGCCCTGCCGCGCCGCAGCCCGGAGGAGCTGCTCGGGCAGGTCATGACGCTCGTGCGCGACCGGTACGCGGCGTCGGAAGTCACGGACGTCTACGCTGCCGCGGCGCGCGGGCTCGTGCGCGAGCTCGGCGACCCGTACAGCCAGCTCCTCTCGCCGAAGGAGCTCGAGGACTTCTCCCGCTCGACGCTCGGCCGGTACGCGGGCGTGGGCATGGAGGTGGTGCCGGTCGACAGCGCGTTCTACGTCGGCGAGGTGTTCCCCGGCGGCGCGAGCGAGGCGGCCGGCTTCCGGCGCGGCGACCGCGTCACGCGCGTGGACGGACGCGCCGTCGACGGGATGCCGCTCGACAGCGTGGTGGGGCGGCTGCGCGGCGCGCCTAACAGCACGGTCGACGTGGAGACGCGCCGCGGCGCCGCCGGGCCGGCGATGGCGACGCTGCGCCGTGGCACGGTGCACGTGCCGGCGGTGCCGTTCGTCGTCGCGCAGCGCGGCATCGTCTACGTGCCGCTCCCCGGCGTCTCGGGATCGGCGGGCGCGGAGGTGCAGAACGCGATCTCGCGCGCGGCGTCGAGCGGCGCGAAGGGGATCGTGCTCGATCTGCGCGGCAACGGCGGCGGCGCGGTGGACCAGGCGGTGCGCGTGGTCAGCGGCCTGCTGCCGCCGCAGAAGCCGGTGCTGGAGATCCGCGAGCGCACGGGATCGATCGTGCTGCGCACCGAGCCGGGGCCGCAGGTGAACCTGCCGCTCGTCGTGCTGCAGGACGGTGGCACGGCGTCGGCCGCGGAGATCATCGGCGGCGCGCTGCAGGACCATGACCGCGCGCTCATCGTCGGCACGCGCTCGTTCGGCAAGGGGCTCGCCCAGTCGGTGTTCCCGCTCGACGGCGGATGGGCGCTCAAGCTGACGACCGCACGCTGGTTCACGCCGGCCGGCCGCTCGATCCACCGCGACCGCACCGCGGCCGACTCGGCGCGCCACGTCGCGCTCGTCGGCGACGTGCCGGCGGGGCAGGTGACGGAGGCGCGGGCGTTCCGCACGGCGGGGGGCGGCCGCTGCGCGGCGACGGCGGCATCGCGCCCGACGTCGTGGTGCCCTACGACACGTTAG
- a CDS encoding helix-turn-helix transcriptional regulator, which translates to MSTTARRGDVLALLCDREAVARLNQAIRPGPSGSPGRSVSTVGIHRVERISELRAALTDRRWGVVVVEARDADHVPTDAVIQSIRAAQPDAVVVGYARMTDLSSAILDFARAGVHELIVEGVDDRGLALRAALAKAGQRAAADRLVADVEAIVPSSIMPVVRYCLEHHGDAATVPDVARAFGISRQALVDRARRAGVPAPREILTWCRLLLAARMLADRADTVDEVAITLHFPSGNGLRNALRRYAGIKVRDARQDGAAPVLAAFAATIATAGAPPTAAV; encoded by the coding sequence GTGAGCACCACGGCGCGACGCGGCGACGTGCTGGCCTTGCTGTGCGACCGTGAAGCGGTGGCGCGGCTGAACCAGGCGATCCGGCCCGGCCCCTCGGGGAGCCCGGGACGGTCCGTGTCGACTGTGGGGATCCATCGCGTCGAGCGCATCTCCGAGCTGCGCGCGGCGCTGACCGACCGACGGTGGGGCGTGGTCGTCGTGGAAGCGCGTGACGCGGATCACGTGCCGACGGATGCCGTGATCCAAAGCATTCGCGCGGCGCAGCCGGACGCCGTCGTCGTCGGCTACGCGCGGATGACGGACCTCTCGTCGGCGATCCTCGACTTCGCCCGCGCCGGTGTGCACGAGCTGATCGTCGAGGGCGTGGACGACCGCGGCCTCGCGCTGCGCGCGGCGCTCGCGAAGGCCGGGCAGCGCGCCGCGGCGGACCGCCTCGTGGCCGACGTCGAGGCGATCGTCCCGTCGTCGATCATGCCGGTGGTGCGCTACTGCCTCGAGCACCACGGCGACGCGGCGACGGTGCCCGACGTCGCGCGCGCGTTCGGGATCAGCCGCCAGGCGCTCGTCGACCGCGCGCGCCGAGCCGGCGTGCCGGCGCCCCGTGAGATCCTCACCTGGTGCCGACTGCTGCTCGCGGCACGCATGCTCGCCGACCGCGCCGACACGGTGGACGAGGTGGCGATCACGCTCCACTTCCCGTCGGGGAACGGGCTGCGCAACGCGCTGCGGCGGTACGCGGGGATCAAGGTGCGCGACGCGCGGCAGGACGGCGCGGCGCCGGTGCTCGCCGCGTTCGCGGCCACGATCGCGACCGCCGGCGCTCCGCCCACGGCGGCCGTCTGA
- a CDS encoding tetratricopeptide repeat protein has protein sequence MTRLAHEPDLLAPVAPFDAYREDVARLGGRSPIGAADDAWLIAAHALARAASLGHADRPALLAAGGDAVQAVVAATRGRHAADDDAATRALDAAAAAGDALHALGRLLGGASDGDRESAVAALQRLVAEQEMAGAFRLALTNLAALRLAAAPILGARCEGLLLAQQGRAARQLGALEAARESYRAALDVARPAHATDVRARALLGMGVVANMRGNYPEARRCFRRAVVAARRAGSVEMRRAAHQGLFIAAVTAGDIETALPHGWAALRQTSPDAPDQRAEALVNLAEAGHLAGEHRAALSACLGALELSDLARIRLPAIGAAARAAAALGERRLVEHLARDLERTIGRSGQPFENAQALAAFAEALLAIGDPRAAEYAARSSDLAAAGAFHEVRLRAERVTDAVSLGAQRPTRDAARARRVAAPQSPRVQAVLRTLEALPAARRYAERLAR, from the coding sequence GTGACGCGCCTCGCCCACGAACCCGACCTGCTCGCACCCGTCGCTCCCTTCGACGCCTACCGCGAGGACGTAGCGCGGCTGGGCGGTCGATCGCCCATCGGGGCAGCGGACGACGCCTGGCTGATCGCCGCCCATGCGCTCGCCCGCGCGGCCTCGCTCGGCCATGCCGACCGCCCCGCCCTGCTCGCTGCCGGCGGCGACGCGGTGCAGGCCGTCGTCGCGGCGACGCGCGGCCGACATGCCGCGGACGACGATGCGGCGACGCGGGCGCTCGACGCCGCGGCCGCGGCAGGCGATGCGCTGCACGCGCTCGGTCGGCTCCTCGGCGGTGCGTCCGACGGCGACCGCGAGAGCGCGGTCGCCGCGCTGCAGCGGCTCGTCGCGGAGCAGGAGATGGCGGGCGCGTTCCGACTCGCCCTCACGAATCTCGCGGCGCTGCGGCTCGCCGCCGCGCCCATCCTCGGCGCCCGCTGCGAGGGACTGCTGCTCGCCCAGCAGGGGCGCGCGGCGCGGCAGCTCGGCGCGCTCGAGGCGGCGCGGGAGTCGTACCGCGCCGCGCTCGACGTGGCGCGTCCGGCGCACGCGACCGACGTCCGCGCCCGCGCGCTGCTCGGCATGGGCGTCGTCGCGAACATGCGCGGCAACTACCCCGAGGCGCGCCGCTGCTTCCGGCGTGCGGTGGTCGCCGCGCGCCGCGCCGGCTCGGTGGAGATGCGACGCGCCGCGCACCAGGGCCTGTTCATCGCCGCGGTGACGGCCGGCGACATCGAGACCGCGCTCCCGCATGGCTGGGCCGCGCTCCGTCAGACGTCGCCCGACGCGCCGGACCAGCGCGCGGAGGCGCTCGTGAACCTGGCGGAGGCCGGGCACCTCGCGGGCGAGCACCGCGCGGCGCTCAGTGCGTGCCTCGGTGCGCTGGAGCTGAGCGATCTCGCGCGCATCCGTCTGCCGGCGATCGGCGCGGCCGCGCGTGCGGCCGCGGCGCTCGGCGAGCGGCGACTGGTGGAGCATCTCGCGCGCGATCTCGAGCGCACGATCGGCCGCTCCGGCCAGCCATTCGAGAACGCGCAGGCGCTCGCCGCGTTCGCCGAGGCGCTGCTCGCCATCGGCGATCCGCGCGCCGCCGAGTACGCGGCGCGGTCCTCCGATCTCGCCGCCGCGGGCGCGTTCCACGAGGTGCGGCTGCGCGCGGAGCGCGTCACCGACGCCGTGTCGCTCGGCGCCCAGCGTCCCACACGCGACGCGGCACGCGCACGGCGCGTCGCCGCGCCGCAGTCGCCGCGCGTCCAGGCCGTGCTGCGCACGCTCGAAGCGCTGCCGGCCGCTCGGCGGTACGCGGAGAGGCTGGCGCGATGA
- a CDS encoding beta family protein, giving the protein MRPATYAPIYVPILPVEPSQLAGLAATSEEVKASLTPLFDVVSFGPELADGGGGVERALSRQLDAIASAWGDRRAYLDCRTGRGDERLPDGRVHLAHLFDEEQARGLRLVPVTGLQRPTAYQLAVAAAASERERGACLRLELADLGDRWRIDTCVHSFLAAQRLAPEMLDLLVDIGEIGHARLPLLEITARAVLEPLALLAPWRSVILAASAPSPAAGGHSAAARNAWMLWRFLANSSALGQRLRFSDHAAAGPEPADFAVAAATTEHLTVVVEQLAAL; this is encoded by the coding sequence ATGAGGCCCGCCACGTACGCGCCGATCTACGTGCCGATCCTCCCCGTGGAGCCGAGCCAGCTCGCCGGGCTCGCCGCCACGAGCGAGGAGGTGAAGGCGTCGCTCACGCCGCTGTTCGACGTCGTGTCGTTCGGTCCCGAGCTGGCCGACGGCGGTGGCGGCGTCGAGCGCGCGCTCTCGCGCCAGCTCGACGCGATCGCCAGCGCGTGGGGCGACCGGCGCGCGTACCTCGACTGCCGCACCGGCCGCGGCGACGAGCGTCTTCCCGACGGACGCGTGCACCTCGCGCATCTGTTCGACGAGGAGCAGGCGCGCGGACTGCGGCTCGTCCCCGTGACCGGGCTGCAGCGCCCGACGGCGTACCAGCTCGCGGTGGCGGCGGCGGCGAGTGAGCGCGAGCGCGGCGCGTGCCTCCGCCTCGAGCTGGCCGACCTCGGCGACCGCTGGCGCATCGACACGTGCGTGCACTCGTTCCTCGCCGCGCAGCGGCTCGCGCCGGAGATGCTCGACCTGCTCGTCGACATCGGCGAGATCGGCCACGCGCGGCTGCCGCTGCTGGAGATCACGGCGCGCGCGGTGCTCGAGCCGCTCGCGCTGCTCGCGCCGTGGCGATCGGTGATCCTCGCCGCGTCGGCCCCGTCGCCCGCCGCCGGCGGGCACTCGGCCGCGGCGCGCAACGCGTGGATGCTGTGGCGCTTCCTCGCCAACTCGTCGGCGCTCGGGCAGCGGTTGCGCTTCAGCGACCACGCCGCGGCCGGTCCCGAGCCTGCCGATTTCGCCGTCGCTGCGGCGACGACCGAACACCTCACCGTGGTGGTCGAGCAGCTCGCTGCGCTCTGA
- a CDS encoding outer membrane beta-barrel protein, protein MAHAQSERPYSIQAAGLLTSLKLGRTGNIGGAGFEVQGRYTPLSKLSYGVGVQYSTHSSFNPGLNSDDKLTLSGVFVEPRYAVPLTAARVGVYLAGRLAGLRQTNNFGSSSSGWAVGAGAGVLFHLNQRVDLDGGGAVIRQSLGDVTLNSGGAATFPSFTGYVAKLGLNVGFGTRKL, encoded by the coding sequence GTGGCTCACGCACAGTCCGAGCGGCCGTACTCGATCCAGGCGGCGGGCCTCCTGACGTCGCTCAAGCTCGGGCGCACCGGCAACATCGGCGGCGCGGGGTTCGAGGTGCAGGGGCGCTACACGCCGCTCAGCAAGCTCTCGTACGGTGTCGGCGTGCAGTACAGCACGCACTCCTCGTTCAACCCGGGGCTGAACTCCGACGACAAGCTCACGCTGAGCGGCGTGTTCGTCGAGCCGCGCTACGCGGTCCCGCTCACGGCGGCGCGCGTCGGCGTCTACCTCGCGGGCCGTCTCGCCGGGCTCCGACAGACGAACAACTTCGGGTCGAGCTCCAGCGGCTGGGCGGTCGGCGCGGGCGCGGGCGTGCTGTTCCACCTCAACCAGCGCGTCGATCTCGATGGCGGCGGCGCGGTGATCCGCCAGTCGCTCGGCGACGTCACCCTGAACAGCGGCGGCGCGGCGACGTTCCCCTCGTTCACGGGCTACGTCGCGAAGCTCGGCCTCAACGTCGGCTTCGGCACGCGCAAGCTCTGA
- a CDS encoding ABC transporter permease: MTGRSLPDGVRRAFRLVVGGRAAQRQAARDVDDEIAFHLAMRADRLRAAGLSDDEALAAAHRRFGDVTRVAEACRVEDDARDRAIGRGELLGSVWQDARFALRGLVRTPLTTTAALLTLALGVGATTAIFSVVYGVLLRPLPYREPDRLVQLWQTARVTGDAHNPLSVPTYRDWKERVRAFDGTMAYAFNRMTLADRDGTPEQVRGAMLWGDVARVLGTRPLLGRSIMESDAHDPVAVLGEGLWRRRYGADPHIVGRSIRMNGVPHTVVGVMPARFRFGSPDVELWTGYAQILADTLWSTQRGRRFQRVIARLKPGVTPAAAAADLSAVARELGRLYPDNEANTGAVLVPLREELVGDVRPALLVLFGAVGCVLLIACANVAHLLLARATARERELAVRAALGAGRGRVARQLLTESLVLSALGGALGIPLAYVGVRVLARLAGDSVPLMETVRVDASALAFTAAAVAVTGVLVGLAPALRSARRDLASSVREGARGAGQSRRQHGVRGVLVTLEVALSLLLLVGAGTLLQSYVRLRAVAPGVRTDGVLAALVAASPTKYPDAARRVALYDRVAERISAIPGVRAVGTCDCMPPEHVSQSGGVLVEGVDPGSSWPIVQQPRAGAGYFAALGIPVRAGRAFTAADRIDAPPVAVVNETFARRLLGGSGDLARAVGRRITMDGTTWMTVVGVVGDVHYSGLAAPVDPLMYTPFAQAPSPGMDLFVRTGDDPARLVPAVQRALLEIDPELPLSMARPLEAAVLESIAAPRFQTTLITLFGCVALALAVVGVYGVVAYGVTQRQREMGVRVALGAGRARVLRLVVSQALGPVWAGVAIGLLGALAGARVLGRFVYATSVHEPATYVAVAGTLVAVAAAAAYLPARRAAAADPASVLRAD, from the coding sequence ATGACCGGCCGCTCGCTCCCCGACGGCGTCCGCCGCGCGTTCCGCCTCGTCGTCGGCGGCCGCGCCGCGCAGCGCCAGGCCGCCCGCGACGTCGACGACGAGATCGCGTTCCACCTCGCGATGCGCGCCGACCGCCTCCGCGCCGCCGGCCTCTCCGACGACGAGGCGCTCGCCGCCGCGCACCGGCGCTTCGGCGACGTCACGCGCGTGGCCGAGGCCTGCCGCGTCGAGGACGACGCGCGCGACCGCGCCATCGGCCGCGGCGAGCTGTTAGGCAGCGTGTGGCAGGATGCGCGCTTCGCGCTCCGCGGCCTCGTCCGCACGCCGCTCACCACCACCGCCGCGCTGCTCACGCTCGCCCTCGGCGTCGGTGCGACGACGGCGATCTTCAGCGTCGTCTACGGCGTGCTCCTGCGGCCGCTCCCGTACCGCGAGCCCGATCGGCTCGTGCAGCTCTGGCAGACGGCGCGGGTCACCGGCGATGCGCACAACCCGCTCTCGGTGCCGACGTACCGCGACTGGAAGGAGCGCGTCCGCGCGTTCGACGGCACGATGGCCTACGCGTTCAATCGGATGACGCTCGCCGACCGCGACGGCACGCCGGAGCAGGTGCGCGGCGCCATGCTGTGGGGCGACGTGGCCCGGGTGCTCGGCACGCGCCCGCTGCTCGGTCGCTCGATCATGGAGTCCGACGCGCACGACCCCGTGGCGGTGCTCGGCGAGGGACTCTGGCGTCGCCGCTACGGCGCCGACCCCCACATCGTCGGACGCTCCATTCGCATGAACGGCGTGCCGCACACGGTGGTCGGCGTCATGCCGGCGCGGTTCCGCTTCGGCAGTCCCGACGTCGAGCTGTGGACCGGCTACGCGCAGATCCTCGCCGACACGCTGTGGAGCACGCAGCGCGGGCGTCGCTTCCAGCGCGTCATCGCGCGGCTGAAGCCCGGCGTCACCCCGGCCGCCGCGGCAGCGGATCTGAGCGCCGTCGCGCGCGAGCTCGGGCGCCTGTACCCGGACAACGAGGCGAACACCGGCGCGGTGCTCGTGCCGCTGCGCGAGGAGCTCGTCGGCGACGTGCGCCCGGCCCTGCTCGTCCTGTTCGGCGCCGTCGGCTGCGTGCTGCTCATCGCCTGCGCGAACGTCGCGCACCTGCTGCTCGCCCGCGCCACCGCGCGCGAGCGCGAGCTCGCGGTGCGCGCGGCGTTGGGCGCCGGACGCGGGCGCGTCGCGCGGCAGCTCCTCACGGAGAGCCTCGTCCTCAGTGCGCTCGGCGGCGCGTTGGGCATCCCGCTCGCCTACGTGGGCGTGCGTGTTCTGGCGCGCCTCGCCGGCGACTCCGTTCCGCTCATGGAGACGGTGCGCGTCGACGCGTCGGCGCTCGCGTTCACCGCGGCCGCCGTCGCCGTCACCGGGGTGCTCGTCGGGCTCGCGCCCGCGCTGCGCTCCGCACGGCGCGATCTCGCGTCGAGCGTGCGCGAGGGCGCTCGCGGAGCTGGGCAGAGCCGCCGGCAGCACGGCGTGCGCGGCGTGCTCGTGACGCTCGAGGTGGCGCTGTCGCTGCTCCTGCTCGTCGGCGCCGGCACGCTGCTCCAGAGCTACGTCCGCCTGCGCGCCGTCGCTCCCGGCGTCCGCACCGACGGCGTGCTCGCCGCGCTCGTCGCCGCGAGTCCCACGAAGTATCCGGATGCCGCGCGCCGCGTGGCGCTCTACGATCGCGTCGCCGAGCGCATCTCCGCGATCCCCGGCGTGCGCGCCGTCGGCACCTGCGACTGCATGCCTCCCGAGCACGTCAGCCAGTCCGGGGGCGTGCTGGTCGAGGGCGTCGACCCGGGGAGCTCGTGGCCGATCGTGCAGCAGCCGCGCGCCGGCGCCGGGTACTTCGCCGCGTTAGGCATCCCCGTGCGCGCCGGGCGCGCGTTCACCGCTGCCGACCGCATCGACGCGCCGCCCGTCGCCGTCGTGAACGAGACGTTCGCGCGCCGCCTGCTCGGCGGGAGCGGCGACCTCGCGCGCGCGGTCGGCCGACGCATCACGATGGACGGCACGACCTGGATGACCGTGGTGGGCGTCGTCGGTGACGTGCACTACAGCGGGCTCGCGGCGCCGGTCGATCCGCTGATGTACACGCCGTTCGCGCAGGCCCCGTCGCCCGGGATGGACCTGTTCGTGCGCACGGGAGACGATCCGGCTCGTCTCGTCCCCGCGGTGCAGCGGGCGCTGCTCGAGATCGATCCGGAGCTGCCGCTCTCCATGGCGCGACCGCTCGAGGCGGCGGTGCTCGAGTCGATCGCCGCGCCGCGCTTCCAGACGACGCTGATCACGCTGTTCGGCTGCGTCGCGCTCGCGCTCGCGGTGGTCGGCGTGTACGGCGTCGTCGCGTACGGCGTGACGCAGCGGCAGCGCGAGATGGGGGTGCGCGTCGCGCTCGGTGCCGGACGCGCGCGCGTGCTGCGGCTCGTCGTGTCGCAGGCGCTCGGACCGGTGTGGGCCGGCGTGGCGATCGGTCTCCTTGGCGCGCTCGCGGGGGCGCGGGTGCTCGGACGCTTCGTGTACGCGACGAGCGTGCACGAGCCGGCGACGTACGTGGCGGTCGCGGGCACGCTGGTCGCGGTCGCCGCGGCGGCGGCATACCTGCCGGCGCGCCGCGCGGCAGCGGCGGACCCGGCGTCGGTGCTGCGCGCGGACTGA
- a CDS encoding hybrid sensor histidine kinase/response regulator: MTSEDDFCAHAVASGGAGVVAERLDGVIADANEAACRMLGYPRDDLVGKPYSVLCVPEDRTSQSTLRAALVAGKRASHVGRWRYVRQNGTTLVADVITSRAPDGGDGPRHIVWVLHERLAPAPDDPVPDAAVVGERLESLGMLAGGIAHDFNNVLAVVRGNLEFARDALEEQVPDVRTALADLHAVERAAERATSLVRQLLAFGRMQTRSPESLDLNAVVRDVLPLLRLSVGGEIPVQPHPAPSLPRVVADRTQIEQVLMNLVVNARDAVVEAVSQSEAEGSAEGTVHRITISTTYATLDDAGAGRVGVPRAGEYVCVSVTDTGIGMTEETRARIFEPFFTTKSVDRGTGLGLAAAWGMVRQSGGAIHVETRYGAGSTFAVYLPSITSPAIDGDADRNGDLPSRDPSERARAVRERGPARRTVLLAEDDHAVRRVTARILRGAGYRVLEAGDGAGALELWRAYGSEIDALVADMRMPRLGGESLARIVATEQPGFPVVLMTGGAGGGNGHGERGAGSAAHTEVLAARAGDVPPLEKPFAAASLLDRLAALLPAGDAVR, translated from the coding sequence ATGACGTCGGAGGACGATTTCTGCGCCCACGCCGTCGCGAGCGGCGGGGCCGGAGTGGTCGCCGAGCGCCTCGACGGCGTCATCGCCGACGCGAACGAGGCCGCGTGCCGGATGCTCGGCTATCCGCGTGACGATCTCGTGGGAAAGCCGTACTCGGTGCTCTGCGTCCCCGAGGACCGCACGAGCCAGTCCACGCTCCGCGCGGCGCTGGTCGCCGGCAAGCGCGCGTCGCACGTCGGGCGCTGGCGCTACGTGCGACAGAACGGCACGACGCTCGTCGCCGACGTGATCACGTCGCGCGCGCCCGACGGCGGCGACGGCCCGCGCCACATCGTGTGGGTGCTCCACGAGCGCCTCGCCCCGGCCCCCGACGATCCGGTGCCGGACGCGGCGGTGGTCGGCGAGCGGCTCGAGTCGTTAGGCATGCTCGCCGGCGGCATCGCACACGACTTCAACAACGTGCTCGCCGTGGTGCGCGGCAATCTCGAGTTCGCGCGCGACGCGCTGGAGGAGCAGGTCCCCGACGTGCGCACCGCGCTCGCCGACCTCCACGCCGTGGAGCGTGCGGCGGAGCGCGCGACGTCGCTCGTGCGGCAGCTGCTCGCGTTCGGCCGCATGCAGACGCGCTCCCCCGAGTCGCTCGACCTGAACGCGGTCGTGCGCGACGTCCTGCCGCTGCTGCGGCTCTCCGTCGGCGGCGAGATCCCGGTCCAGCCGCATCCGGCGCCGTCGCTCCCGCGCGTGGTCGCCGACCGCACGCAGATCGAGCAGGTGCTCATGAATCTCGTCGTGAACGCGCGCGACGCGGTCGTGGAAGCGGTGTCGCAGTCGGAGGCGGAGGGGAGCGCCGAGGGCACCGTGCATCGCATCACCATCTCGACGACGTACGCCACGCTCGACGACGCGGGCGCCGGCCGCGTCGGCGTGCCGCGCGCGGGCGAGTACGTCTGCGTGTCCGTCACCGACACCGGCATCGGCATGACCGAGGAGACGCGCGCGCGCATCTTCGAGCCGTTCTTCACCACGAAGTCGGTCGACCGCGGCACCGGCCTCGGGCTCGCCGCGGCGTGGGGCATGGTGCGCCAGTCCGGCGGCGCGATCCACGTCGAGACGCGCTACGGCGCCGGCAGCACGTTCGCCGTCTACCTCCCATCGATCACGTCGCCGGCGATCGACGGCGACGCCGACCGCAACGGCGACCTCCCGTCGCGCGACCCGTCGGAGCGTGCGCGCGCGGTGCGCGAGCGTGGCCCGGCACGCCGGACGGTGCTGCTCGCCGAGGACGACCACGCGGTGCGGCGGGTGACCGCGCGGATCCTGCGCGGCGCCGGCTACCGCGTGCTCGAGGCGGGCGACGGCGCGGGCGCGCTCGAGCTGTGGCGCGCCTACGGCAGCGAGATCGACGCGCTCGTCGCCGACATGCGCATGCCGCGCCTCGGCGGCGAGTCGCTCGCGCGCATCGTCGCGACGGAGCAGCCGGGCTTCCCGGTGGTGCTCATGACCGGTGGTGCCGGCGGCGGCAACGGTCACGGCGAGCGGGGCGCGGGCAGTGCGGCGCACACCGAGGTCCTCGCGGCGCGCGCCGGCGACGTCCCGCCGCTCGAGAAACCGTTCGCCGCCGCGTCGCTGCTCGACCGGCTGGCCGCGCTGCTGCCGGCGGGCGACGCGGTGCGTTAG
- a CDS encoding class I SAM-dependent methyltransferase — protein sequence MTTATYELTACPVCGHAPGDTLADGDALRAEQERLWAFHDARLRPGVPVERLVDRVAFSQRLPLGLARCAQCTLVYRNPRERDIALREAYADEAVEADALRALHDTQRDAYGAQAERLEEVLGRRGRVLEVGSYVGGFLAAAARRGWRATGIDINAAALAVAREAVGDDVEVEEADLDGYAARGDTVAGAFDAVAVWNCFEQLPDPRGAAHRTAALLGAGGVLALRVPNGAFYAAIRERLDGPLGPVAERLLAHNNLLAFPYRHGFTPGSLRRLLEPLGFEVVRVYGDALVPIADEWTRPWAAWEERLLKGALRLLAGDEAEWAPWLEVYARRRA from the coding sequence GTGACGACGGCGACGTACGAGCTCACGGCGTGCCCCGTGTGCGGCCACGCGCCCGGCGACACGCTCGCCGACGGCGACGCGCTGCGCGCCGAGCAGGAGCGGCTGTGGGCGTTCCACGACGCGCGGCTGCGACCCGGCGTGCCGGTCGAGCGGCTCGTCGATCGCGTGGCGTTCTCCCAGCGGCTGCCGCTCGGCCTCGCGCGCTGTGCGCAGTGCACGCTCGTGTACCGCAACCCGCGCGAGCGCGACATCGCGCTGCGCGAGGCGTACGCCGACGAGGCGGTCGAGGCGGACGCGCTGCGCGCGCTGCACGACACCCAGCGCGATGCGTACGGCGCACAGGCCGAGCGGCTGGAGGAGGTGCTCGGCCGCCGCGGGCGCGTGCTCGAGGTGGGGAGCTACGTCGGCGGCTTCCTCGCCGCGGCGGCGCGTCGCGGATGGCGCGCGACGGGGATCGACATCAACGCCGCGGCGCTCGCCGTGGCGCGCGAGGCCGTGGGTGACGACGTCGAGGTGGAGGAGGCGGACCTCGACGGCTACGCGGCCCGCGGCGACACGGTGGCCGGCGCGTTCGACGCGGTCGCGGTGTGGAACTGCTTCGAGCAGCTCCCCGACCCGCGCGGCGCGGCGCACCGCACGGCGGCGCTGCTCGGCGCGGGCGGCGTGCTGGCGCTGCGGGTGCCTAACGGCGCGTTCTACGCCGCGATCCGCGAGCGACTCGACGGGCCGCTCGGGCCGGTGGCGGAGCGGCTGCTCGCGCACAACAACCTGCTCGCCTTCCCGTATCGGCACGGATTCACGCCGGGGTCGCTGCGACGTCTGCTCGAGCCGCTCGGCTTCGAGGTCGTGCGCGTGTACGGCGACGCGCTGGTGCCCATCGCCGACGAGTGGACGCGGCCGTGGGCGGCGTGGGAGGAGCGGCTGCTGAAGGGCGCCCTTCGCCTCCTGGCCGGCGACGAGGCGGAGTGGGCGCCGTGGCTCGAGGTGTACGCGCGACGCCGCGCCTGA